The following nucleotide sequence is from Nitrosopumilus adriaticus.
AATAATCAATCACGTAAATTCTGCTTTCACTACACTGCCAGACATTAAACCGTAGATTATTCTTCAGTGAATATCCAAGTTAGGCCTCTAACTTCTTCCCAGGATAGATTTGAATCGTTATTGCTCTCTTTCATGATACAACTAATACAATAATTGTTTATAATATTCATGAATCATTTGTTCAGATCATTGATCCATATTTTTGATTGTATAATCCTAGAACAAAGTATTCAAAAAAGGGTCAGAATAATTCCAGGTTAGAGCATATTATTTTTCAACATTAAAAAAATCAATATGTGTCATCAATGATTGGTTAATCTTTTGAATTACTGTTTTAATAATATCCTGCTTTGAGGTAAAGAATCCTCTAAAGTGGTCTCCTTTCTCAACACCGCCAATGTCTTCAGCGACCAGGCCAAATAGACCATCAGAGCCTTTAGATATTACAATCCACATATTTTGAAGATTTGTGCCTGCACAAGTTAGAATTTCTGCTTTATCAGGAGGGGTCTCTGGTGCAAAAAATGGATTATCAAATCCACCGATTACCCAAGTTTTTGGAATATTTTTCATTAGTTCAAGGTAATGTTTTTCTACGTACTTGTAGAGATGCTCTGTTTCAAATGTAGCAATCAGTGGCTCATATGCACGTTGGGCATGATCTTCAATTAATTTACTCAATCTGTAAAGATCAGGTCTTTTTACATTATCAAACATAATGAGTTTGGCTTTGATGTGATCATCTAGTGTTGCAAATTTATTTTGATCAGTGATGTCTGTTTTTTCAGTTGTTTGCAATACATCAAATTCTTGATAAATTGAATCAAGGAATTTTTCATTGACTTGCATAACTTTCTATAGACTTGACTGTATTTAGAGGATGCCATCATTTATGCAAAAAATAAAAACATAAAATAAAATAAATAAATTTCAAAAAAATAAAAATTGTTTTAAGGATTAGTTGTGTCTTGGAGTAGCTTTTCCAGTAATCTTAACTATGTCAGGATCAGTTGCAATCTTTTCAACATGTCTGACACCCATAAGACCAGAAAATATTACAGCATCATTCCATTTGTTAGTGGTGATTTCTATAGGATACTTGTCTCTACCTTCTTCTTGCTTCTTGTGAATGTCAACCCCCTCCTTGTATGTAACATCTAGATGTACGTGAGGAATATCTGGGCCAATATACCGTTTGAGATTTAATTCAAAGAGCATAATTCTAACTATTAGCTCAGGATCAATTGTTGGATGCGAGTTCATTACATTATTTAGAAATAATCTAAAGTGCCCCTCAATTGTTGATTGTTGACTCATAATGAAAATAAAGTAAAACTGTATTTAAAGAAAGATTAGCAGACAACCTAATGCCAACAATTTTCAGTTAATTGGCACCATGGATAATTTTTTGAAACATTAAATGCAGTTGTTTTGAGAATATAGTTATGAAATCAGTTCTTGTTACAGGTGCAACTGGTTTTATCGGATCTAGACTTGTATCAGCATTGCTTGAAAAAAATTATTCTGTATCAACTCTTATCAGACCAGGGAAAAATACAGATGTAAAGGCAGAAAAAATAGTAGGCGATCTTACCGATTCAGATTTGGATTTTGAAGGAAAAAGCTTTGATTGTGTCTTTCATTTGGCATCTTGTACACCGCTAGAAAAAGACTCAAAAGTTTTAGAAAAGGTCAATCTTACTGGAACCAAAAATCTTTTTGAGGCAATTAATGGAAAGACAAAGTCAATCATCTACATTTCAGGATTGGGAGTGTTTGGCGAACCCGGAGACAAGGTAATTGACGAATCTGCTCCACGTAATCCAAATACAAAATTTGTCAGTATCAGGCTAGAGGCTGAAAAATATCTTGAAAAAAAATGTAGTGAGAATGGAATTGATTTTTCCGTGGTATATTTTGGAGATGTGTATGGCTCAAAGGGCTGGTTTTATGATATTCTAGTTAAAAGATTGGAAAAAAAATCATTCAGGCTTCCTAGTGGAGGCAAGTACTTCAAAGGATTTGTCAATGTAGATGATGCAGTAGGAAGCATGATTGCAGTTTTAGAAAAGCAGGCATTTGGAGAGTCCTTCATTGTTGCAGATTCAGAACCTGCACTTTTCAAAGACTTTGTGAACTTTACTGCAGACCAAATCGGCGCAAAGCATCCAGGAAATGTTCCAACATTTCTTGCAAAAGCAGTTTTGGGTTCTGATTTAGTAAAACTGCTGACAACATCAATGAAGGTATCAAACAAGAAAATTTCAGAGATATATTCATTAAAGTATCCCAGCTATAAAGAAGGGATTCCCAAAGTAATTTCTGAGATTAAAGAAAACGAGTCTTTGTTGCAAAAATAATTTTCATCAAACATATCGTTCGAATTTTGTAGAATTTCATATTTGATAATCTTGATTCAATGAATAAATAGGTCAAATTGACAAAAACAAGATAATAAGACATTGAGAAAAATTGAGGTTATTTGCTATGAGCAGCAAAGTAAAAGCATAGAATATTCATTCAAGAAATACAAGATTCCTTTTCACTCAGAATTAACTATGGCAGACGACGAGAAACTGCTCAGATATACAGGAATTTGTCCGGATTCATTAGCAAATGCGCTATCTAATGAATTAAACAAAATCGTGGATACTAGAAAAAAAGAACTGTATGTGACTAGTTTTGCAATTGAAGCTACATTATCAGATTACTTGTCAAACTATGTCAAAGAGCTTGAATCAAAACAAGTTAAAGTAAAAAAGAAAAAACTAATCGAAGAGTACGATTCCATAATAGATCCTAATGTAAGATTTAACAAAAATCTCCTTTTCATGATTGTAATAGCTGCAGGAGTTGCAACAGTTGGACTGTTTGCAAACAATGCGTCTTTGGTAATTGGTGCGATGCTGATATCGCCATTGCTAGGACCGATTTCTGCATTTTCATTCAATACCGCAGTTGGCAAAACCGAAAAAATGTACAAATC
It contains:
- a CDS encoding TIGR00341 family protein, yielding MRKIEVICYEQQSKSIEYSFKKYKIPFHSELTMADDEKLLRYTGICPDSLANALSNELNKIVDTRKKELYVTSFAIEATLSDYLSNYVKELESKQVKVKKKKLIEEYDSIIDPNVRFNKNLLFMIVIAAGVATVGLFANNASLVIGAMLISPLLGPISAFSFNTAVGKTEKMYKSLYSGLILLVSVILTGALLTFIGAQFMELPLTNEILSRTEISPVFLGVAIALGFAGGIAMSTNIPGILVGVAIAAALVPPATVAGIGIALLDFEIFSSALTLTAANIIGLVLGMMIVFFIGGVSPRKFYEKEKAQRHMIITISVFIGLSILLGFLLFKP
- a CDS encoding NAD-dependent epimerase/dehydratase family protein, which encodes MKSVLVTGATGFIGSRLVSALLEKNYSVSTLIRPGKNTDVKAEKIVGDLTDSDLDFEGKSFDCVFHLASCTPLEKDSKVLEKVNLTGTKNLFEAINGKTKSIIYISGLGVFGEPGDKVIDESAPRNPNTKFVSIRLEAEKYLEKKCSENGIDFSVVYFGDVYGSKGWFYDILVKRLEKKSFRLPSGGKYFKGFVNVDDAVGSMIAVLEKQAFGESFIVADSEPALFKDFVNFTADQIGAKHPGNVPTFLAKAVLGSDLVKLLTTSMKVSNKKISEIYSLKYPSYKEGIPKVISEIKENESLLQK